One Nitrospina watsonii DNA segment encodes these proteins:
- the trmB gene encoding tRNA (guanosine(46)-N7)-methyltransferase TrmB — MTKRYFSFDRVQAHPQFLDIAEWPDWPNQFGNDRPLKLEIGFGNGNFVMDMAVREPDINFIAIDFYHKGIRKVITQLDRLHLPNVRLAYGDAKERIPGIFQDGELDEIYINFPDPWPKKRHHKRRLLKPAFIATLSRKLKMDGVLRIATDHENYFQEMIEFLSAEDSLENRHPGAGYVTARDDIPRTKYEKNFLNAGKPIFYMDFTKCAEVAAPHPGEPALV; from the coding sequence ATGACCAAGCGTTACTTTTCTTTCGACCGGGTGCAGGCGCATCCGCAGTTTCTGGACATCGCGGAATGGCCGGACTGGCCGAACCAGTTCGGCAATGACCGGCCGTTGAAGCTCGAAATCGGGTTCGGCAACGGCAACTTTGTCATGGACATGGCGGTGCGCGAGCCCGACATCAATTTCATCGCCATCGATTTTTATCACAAGGGCATCCGCAAGGTGATCACCCAGCTCGACCGCCTGCACCTGCCCAACGTGCGGCTGGCGTACGGCGACGCCAAGGAACGCATCCCCGGCATTTTCCAGGATGGAGAACTGGACGAAATCTACATCAACTTCCCGGACCCATGGCCGAAGAAGCGGCATCACAAGCGGCGGCTGCTCAAGCCCGCATTCATCGCCACCCTGTCGCGCAAGCTGAAGATGGACGGCGTCCTGCGCATCGCCACGGATCACGAAAACTACTTTCAGGAGATGATCGAGTTTTTGAGCGCCGAGGATTCGTTGGAAAACCGCCATCCCGGCGCGGGCTATGTCACGGCGCGGGATGACATCCCGCGCACCAAATACGAGAAGAATTTTCTCAACGCCGGCAAGCCGATTTTCTACATGGATTTCACCAAATGCGCCGAGGTCGCGGCACCGCACCCCGGCGAACCGGCCTTAGTTTAG
- a CDS encoding GreA/GreB family elongation factor, whose amino-acid sequence MRLPIVDKLEKDLMDSKRELEVDIPKALKTATDMGDLSENAEYKAAKERQMFLESRVSQLQKRISDIVSIDIHRIPKDRSGLGSTMLLKDLDSGQEKTFNLVFPEEVNPEEGKISLASPLGKALLGKQEGDDVQLKFGDKQQEFEVLQVTTIHETLNHSGQQDS is encoded by the coding sequence ATGCGATTGCCCATTGTAGATAAACTGGAAAAAGATTTAATGGACAGCAAACGGGAGTTGGAGGTCGATATTCCCAAAGCGCTCAAGACCGCCACCGACATGGGCGACCTGAGCGAAAACGCGGAGTACAAGGCCGCCAAAGAGCGGCAGATGTTTCTGGAGTCCCGCGTTTCCCAGTTGCAGAAACGCATCAGCGACATCGTTTCCATCGACATCCACCGCATTCCCAAAGACCGGTCGGGACTCGGCAGCACGATGCTTCTGAAAGACCTCGACTCCGGACAGGAAAAAACGTTCAACCTCGTGTTTCCGGAAGAAGTGAATCCGGAAGAAGGCAAGATCTCGCTGGCCTCGCCTTTGGGCAAGGCTCTGCTGGGCAAGCAGGAAGGCGACGACGTTCAATTGAAATTTGGTGACAAGCAACAGGAATTTGAAGTCCTGCAGGTGACCACCATTCACGAAACCCTGAACCATTCAGGACAGCAGGATTCCTGA
- a CDS encoding septal ring lytic transglycosylase RlpA family protein produces MSSACTHHLTPALGSKSTQGRLIPAVSSIEPTVNEKTQTKTNLYKPTAVDETMPYDVDGKVYHPLEKADGFQQEGIASWYGDPFHGKATSNKEVYNMHSLTAAHKTLPFNSRVQVTNLDNGKAVTVRINDRGPFVGDRVIDLSYKAAQLLGMAERGTAPVRVAVLESGAAQKPVVTPASASGQVQYSIQLGLFQNRDAAELLSRQYEGEVRNVDRDGGHWYQVLVGGSPLYEDAIRLREKLRGQGREDAFIIRNWQPGPAALNN; encoded by the coding sequence ATGAGTTCCGCGTGCACGCACCACCTGACTCCAGCACTCGGTTCGAAATCGACCCAAGGTCGCCTGATCCCGGCCGTGTCATCGATTGAGCCCACCGTCAACGAGAAAACTCAAACTAAAACAAATCTTTATAAACCCACGGCGGTGGACGAGACCATGCCCTACGATGTGGATGGCAAAGTGTACCACCCGCTGGAAAAGGCCGATGGGTTCCAGCAGGAAGGCATTGCCTCCTGGTACGGCGATCCGTTTCATGGCAAGGCAACCTCCAACAAAGAAGTGTATAATATGCATTCCCTGACGGCGGCGCACAAAACGCTTCCCTTCAACAGCCGGGTGCAGGTGACCAACCTCGACAACGGCAAGGCGGTGACGGTGCGCATCAATGACCGGGGGCCGTTCGTCGGCGACCGCGTCATCGATCTCAGTTACAAAGCGGCGCAGTTGCTGGGAATGGCCGAGCGCGGCACGGCGCCGGTACGTGTTGCGGTTCTCGAATCGGGCGCGGCGCAAAAACCCGTCGTCACCCCGGCCAGCGCTTCGGGGCAAGTCCAGTACAGCATTCAGCTCGGCCTGTTCCAGAACCGGGACGCCGCCGAGCTGCTCTCCCGGCAATACGAGGGGGAAGTCCGGAATGTGGACCGGGACGGCGGCCACTGGTACCAGGTGCTGGTCGGCGGGTCGCCGCTTTACGAAGATGCCATCCGCCTGCGGGAAAAACTCCGTGGACAAGGGCGGGAAGATGCTTTTATTATAAGGAACTGGCAACCGGGCCCGGCTGCCCTCAATAACTGA
- a CDS encoding HDOD domain-containing protein, which yields MREHILELIQEKKNIPPLPDILHRLEAKIGSPKSQVSDIAILIETEPILSGRLIQLSNSVFFGGSGSKVERLPDAIIRLGLKMILDLAYTLELPQLFLRESDLNQKKFWQHSLAVAILARLLAEHLEELHCEPDPCYLSGLMHDIGIMVFNFIVPQEYNAFLKEVRGIDKPLQVLEQKRFGIAHPELGAEFIKKWWPIPAEVTLSVEKHFLEMSEKGKKYPVLLSVIMANDIANHFGMGHGISAHKETPDRSFMQGCGLTPDLLEDLVGKTRDSLHMAQEVLYK from the coding sequence ATGCGGGAACATATTCTGGAACTCATCCAGGAGAAGAAAAACATACCGCCTTTGCCCGATATCCTGCACCGGCTTGAGGCCAAGATCGGCAGCCCCAAAAGCCAGGTCAGCGACATTGCCATCCTCATTGAGACGGAACCCATCCTCTCCGGCCGCCTGATCCAGCTATCCAACAGCGTATTTTTTGGCGGCAGTGGTTCCAAGGTGGAGCGTTTGCCCGACGCCATCATCCGCCTCGGCCTGAAGATGATTCTGGATCTGGCGTACACCCTGGAATTGCCCCAACTGTTTTTGCGGGAAAGCGACCTCAACCAGAAAAAATTCTGGCAACATTCGCTGGCAGTGGCCATTCTGGCCCGGCTTCTGGCGGAACATCTGGAGGAGCTACACTGCGAACCGGACCCCTGTTATCTGTCGGGGCTGATGCATGACATCGGCATCATGGTGTTCAATTTTATTGTGCCTCAGGAATACAACGCGTTTCTGAAAGAGGTCCGCGGCATCGACAAACCGCTGCAAGTGCTGGAGCAGAAACGCTTCGGCATCGCTCACCCCGAACTGGGCGCGGAGTTCATAAAGAAATGGTGGCCCATTCCCGCCGAAGTGACACTCTCCGTGGAAAAGCATTTTTTGGAAATGTCGGAGAAGGGGAAAAAGTATCCGGTGCTGCTGAGCGTGATCATGGCCAACGACATTGCCAACCATTTCGGCATGGGGCACGGTATCTCCGCTCACAAGGAAACTCCGGACCGAAGTTTCATGCAGGGCTGTGGACTGACGCCGGATCTGCTGGAAGATCTGGTGGGTAAAACCCGCGACAGTCTGCACATGGCGCAGGAAGTTCTTTATAAATAA
- a CDS encoding MBL fold metallo-hydrolase, whose translation MPIITQYIMSAEQFLVTFRGVRGSLPSPLLSHDIEAKIAKVLEMAKPEDLKDESARQKFIESLPEPVRGCYGGNSACVQLEVGGKNLVFDCGTGLRMLGLDLMEGEFAKGQGEIHIFLSHTHWDHIMGLPFFLPLFTKGNRIIFYGAHTDIKERLMRQQDPRYFPVSFNSFTADVEVRTIDDQKSVVFGDESDPITVTWKEMDHPGKSFSYRVEYRGRSVVYATDAEYKKLSPEDLKPTIDFFKDADLLIFDSQYTFIEGVEKEDWGHSSTFIGVDIALEAGVRNLAFFHHEPTYSDFKLLNVLEQTRKYLTAIGGDSKLHCFLARESATRDLLAG comes from the coding sequence TTGCCAATCATCACCCAATACATCATGTCTGCTGAACAATTTCTAGTTACGTTTCGGGGGGTCCGCGGATCGTTGCCTTCGCCCCTGCTGAGCCACGACATCGAGGCGAAAATTGCAAAAGTCCTGGAGATGGCGAAGCCGGAAGACCTGAAGGACGAATCCGCCCGCCAGAAATTCATCGAATCCCTGCCGGAGCCCGTTCGCGGGTGTTACGGCGGCAACTCCGCTTGCGTCCAGTTGGAAGTGGGCGGCAAGAACCTGGTGTTCGATTGCGGCACCGGCCTGCGCATGCTCGGCCTGGATCTCATGGAGGGCGAATTTGCAAAAGGCCAGGGCGAGATTCACATCTTCCTGTCGCACACGCACTGGGACCACATCATGGGCCTCCCGTTTTTCCTGCCGCTGTTCACCAAGGGCAACCGCATCATATTTTACGGCGCTCACACGGATATTAAAGAACGGCTGATGAGACAGCAGGACCCGCGCTACTTCCCGGTATCGTTCAACTCGTTCACCGCCGATGTGGAAGTCCGGACCATCGACGATCAAAAAAGCGTTGTCTTCGGTGATGAATCGGACCCGATCACCGTCACGTGGAAGGAGATGGACCATCCCGGCAAAAGTTTTTCTTACCGGGTGGAGTACCGGGGGCGGTCGGTGGTGTATGCGACCGATGCGGAATACAAAAAGCTTTCGCCGGAAGATCTCAAACCCACCATCGATTTTTTCAAAGACGCCGACCTGTTGATCTTCGATTCCCAGTACACCTTCATCGAAGGCGTGGAAAAGGAAGACTGGGGGCACAGCTCCACCTTCATCGGCGTGGACATCGCCCTCGAAGCGGGTGTCCGCAACCTCGCGTTTTTTCATCACGAGCCCACCTACAGCGATTTCAAACTGCTCAATGTACTGGAACAAACTCGCAAATACCTGACCGCTATCGGCGGCGACAGCAAGCTGCACTGCTTCCTGGCGCGTGAAAGCGCCACCCGCGACCTGCTCGCCGGGTGA
- a CDS encoding hydantoinase B/oxoprolinase family protein yields the protein MADPNRFRFSIDRGGTFTDVYAEVPGEPGYRVVKLLSEDPDHYADAPVEGIRRVLEEVLGTPLPQEGFDASAVEWVRMGTTVATNALLERRGAKTALVITRGFGDALVIGKQNRPHLFDLAIHRPDPLHTAVLEIDERLRLLTPEAIDRTPGAIRCASGDAVEVLTTPDWTQVRADLQQLKDAGIESLAVVLLHAYAYAAHEQKIGELARQIGFEHVSLSSETMPRIKLVERGQTTCIDATLTPHLARYLQGFRSRFRNPQADLLFMQSDGGLVPADQFKGCNAILSGPAGGVVGYAATGFDPDRPQPLIGFDMGGTSTDVSRFDGRFDWVEETEIAGVHLMAPQLDIRTVAAGGGSRLFFQNGMLAVGPDSSGAHPGPTCYRKGGPLSLTDANLLLGRLVPECFPHIFGPNHDEPLDAEATRTAFEHLAQDINAEQKKRGEPPLTLEAIAMGFIEVANETMARPIRELSIARGHDIRKHALACFGGAGGQHACAIARSLGIRRIVIHRFAGILSAYGLALADVVVEQEEPASWEWNAQSAASWEPRLAALRQQVTQVLAAEGFDSGHIETQEFLRLRYEGTDHAVMVRRPEDDDFAQSFRALYQREYGFELEGRTILIDGLRVRGVGKTERPRERPLAPKTKPTPPGAHTSCYFKGGWRETPVYRLEQLGAGEAVAGPAILLNDTSTIVIEPECRASVTEQGDVEIAVSALPDTSTEARWDPVQLAIFSNKFMSIAEQMGHTLQRTAVSTNIKERQDFSCAVFDPEGGLVANAPHQPVHLGSMGEAVRAQMRLHEGTMQDGDVYLSNHPQAGGTHLPDMTVVTPVFDNDRIIFFVASRGHHADIGGTTPGSMPAFSTRIEEEGAALDSFQLVKEGVFQEEALKQLLTTPPVIPGYENAHVLSGTRALADNVSDLKAQIAANRRGIGLIRSLVEENTLDVVHAYMGYIQESAEMAVREVLRELHRRHGGRDLVAADAMDDGTPIQLQIRLQADGTALFDFTGTGREVAGNCNAPVAITYSAVLYCLRCLVRRDIPLNQGCLNPVRFVIPEESILKPSAHAAVAAGNVLTSQRVVDVVLKAFAAAAASQGCMNNLTFGNDRFGYYETIGGGAGAGPDWHGASGVHTHMTNTRITDPEILEKRYPVLLRAFSIRKKSGGVGRFHGGDGLLREMEFLEPLQVTLLCERRVRAPFGLNGGGEAERGHNLLIHQDGREEDLGGKNEIAVRPGDRLRLLTPGGGGYGPPS from the coding sequence ATGGCCGATCCAAACCGTTTTCGTTTTTCCATAGACCGGGGCGGCACCTTCACCGACGTGTACGCCGAGGTGCCGGGCGAACCGGGGTACCGTGTCGTCAAGCTGTTGTCGGAGGACCCGGACCATTATGCCGACGCGCCGGTGGAGGGCATCCGCCGTGTGCTGGAAGAGGTGCTCGGCACACCGCTGCCGCAAGAGGGATTCGATGCCTCCGCCGTCGAGTGGGTGCGCATGGGGACGACCGTCGCCACCAACGCGCTGCTGGAACGCCGGGGCGCGAAGACGGCGCTGGTCATCACGCGAGGCTTTGGCGATGCGCTCGTTATCGGCAAGCAGAACCGTCCGCACCTGTTCGACCTCGCCATCCACCGGCCCGATCCACTCCACACCGCCGTGCTCGAAATCGATGAACGCCTGCGCCTGCTCACACCGGAAGCCATCGACCGCACCCCCGGCGCCATCCGTTGCGCTTCCGGCGATGCGGTCGAGGTGTTGACGACTCCGGACTGGACCCAGGTCCGCGCCGACCTGCAACAATTGAAAGACGCGGGCATCGAAAGCCTCGCCGTGGTGCTGCTGCACGCGTATGCGTATGCCGCGCATGAACAGAAAATCGGCGAGCTGGCCAGGCAGATCGGGTTTGAGCATGTGTCGCTGTCGTCGGAGACGATGCCACGCATCAAACTGGTGGAGCGCGGCCAGACGACATGCATCGATGCCACCCTCACACCGCACCTCGCCCGTTATCTGCAAGGCTTCCGCTCGCGTTTTCGCAACCCGCAGGCCGACCTCTTGTTCATGCAGTCGGATGGCGGGCTGGTGCCGGCCGATCAATTCAAAGGCTGCAACGCGATTCTTTCGGGGCCCGCCGGCGGGGTGGTCGGGTACGCGGCAACCGGGTTTGATCCGGACCGCCCGCAACCGTTGATCGGTTTCGACATGGGCGGCACCTCCACCGACGTGTCGCGTTTCGACGGCCGGTTCGACTGGGTGGAGGAAACGGAAATCGCGGGGGTGCACCTGATGGCGCCGCAACTCGACATCCGCACCGTGGCGGCGGGCGGCGGCTCGCGCCTGTTCTTCCAGAACGGCATGCTGGCGGTGGGGCCGGACTCCTCCGGCGCGCACCCCGGTCCCACGTGCTATCGCAAAGGCGGACCGCTTTCGCTCACCGACGCCAACCTGCTGCTGGGACGGCTGGTGCCGGAATGCTTCCCGCATATCTTCGGTCCCAATCACGATGAACCGCTCGATGCCGAAGCGACACGCACCGCATTCGAACACCTGGCGCAAGACATCAACGCCGAACAAAAAAAACGCGGCGAGCCGCCGTTGACGTTGGAAGCGATTGCAATGGGGTTCATCGAGGTGGCCAATGAAACCATGGCGCGGCCGATCCGTGAATTGTCGATCGCACGCGGCCACGACATCCGCAAGCACGCGCTGGCCTGTTTCGGCGGCGCCGGGGGGCAACATGCCTGCGCCATCGCCCGCTCGCTGGGCATCCGCCGTATCGTCATCCACCGTTTCGCGGGGATTCTTTCCGCCTACGGACTGGCCCTGGCCGACGTGGTGGTGGAACAAGAAGAGCCTGCATCGTGGGAGTGGAACGCCCAGTCCGCCGCGTCATGGGAACCGCGCCTCGCAGCGTTGCGCCAGCAGGTGACGCAGGTGTTGGCGGCGGAAGGATTCGATAGCGGCCACATTGAGACGCAGGAGTTTTTGCGTCTGCGTTATGAGGGGACGGATCATGCGGTCATGGTGCGGCGTCCCGAGGACGACGACTTTGCCCAAAGTTTTCGCGCGCTCTACCAACGCGAATACGGATTCGAACTGGAGGGCCGCACCATTTTGATCGACGGCCTGCGCGTGCGCGGTGTCGGCAAAACCGAACGGCCGCGGGAGCGGCCGCTTGCGCCCAAAACGAAACCCACGCCGCCCGGCGCGCACACTTCGTGCTATTTCAAAGGAGGCTGGCGGGAGACGCCGGTGTACCGGCTGGAGCAACTGGGCGCGGGGGAGGCGGTTGCCGGTCCCGCGATCCTGCTCAACGACACCTCGACGATTGTGATCGAACCCGAATGCCGCGCCAGCGTCACCGAACAGGGCGACGTGGAGATCGCGGTTTCCGCATTGCCGGACACGAGCACCGAGGCGCGCTGGGACCCGGTGCAGCTTGCCATTTTCAGCAACAAGTTCATGTCGATCGCCGAGCAGATGGGGCACACGCTGCAACGCACGGCGGTATCCACCAACATCAAGGAGCGGCAGGATTTCTCCTGCGCCGTGTTCGATCCGGAAGGCGGCCTCGTCGCCAATGCGCCGCACCAGCCGGTGCATCTGGGATCGATGGGCGAGGCGGTGCGCGCGCAGATGCGTTTGCATGAAGGCACGATGCAGGACGGCGACGTGTACCTGTCCAATCATCCGCAGGCGGGCGGCACGCATTTGCCGGACATGACGGTCGTCACGCCGGTGTTCGACAACGACCGCATCATTTTTTTCGTCGCCAGCCGCGGGCACCATGCCGACATCGGCGGCACCACGCCCGGCTCCATGCCCGCGTTTTCCACGCGCATCGAGGAAGAGGGCGCGGCCCTCGACTCGTTTCAACTGGTGAAAGAGGGCGTGTTTCAGGAAGAAGCGCTTAAACAGTTGCTCACCACGCCGCCGGTGATTCCCGGTTATGAAAACGCACACGTTCTTTCCGGCACGCGGGCCCTGGCCGACAACGTCTCCGACCTCAAGGCGCAGATCGCCGCCAACCGGCGCGGCATCGGGCTGATCCGGTCGCTGGTCGAGGAGAACACGCTCGACGTCGTGCACGCCTACATGGGCTACATTCAGGAAAGCGCGGAGATGGCGGTGCGCGAGGTGTTGCGGGAATTGCATCGCCGGCACGGCGGTCGCGACCTGGTGGCGGCGGACGCGATGGACGACGGCACGCCGATCCAACTGCAAATCCGTTTGCAGGCAGACGGCACTGCTCTGTTCGATTTCACCGGCACGGGAAGGGAGGTGGCGGGCAACTGCAATGCGCCGGTGGCAATCACCTACTCGGCAGTGTTGTATTGCCTGCGTTGCCTGGTGCGACGCGACATCCCGCTCAATCAGGGCTGTCTGAATCCGGTGCGCTTCGTCATTCCCGAGGAATCGATCCTGAAGCCGTCGGCCCACGCCGCAGTGGCGGCGGGCAACGTGCTGACTTCGCAACGCGTGGTGGATGTGGTATTGAAAGCGTTCGCCGCGGCGGCGGCCTCGCAGGGCTGCATGAACAACCTCACCTTCGGCAACGACCGCTTCGGCTATTACGAAACCATCGGCGGCGGCGCGGGCGCGGGCCCGGACTGGCACGGCGCCTCCGGCGTGCACACGCACATGACCAACACCCGCATCACCGATCCAGAAATCCTCGAAAAACGCTATCCGGTTTTATTGCGTGCGTTTTCCATTCGAAAAAAGTCGGGCGGCGTGGGACGGTTTCACGGTGGCGACGGGCTCCTCCGCGAGATGGAGTTTTTAGAGCCGTTGCAGGTGACGTTGCTGTGCGAGCGCCGCGTGCGTGCGCCGTTTGGATTGAACGGTGGCGGCGAGGCCGAGCGCGGACACAATCTGCTGATCCACCAAGACGGTCGCGAAGAAGACCTGGGCGGTAAAAACGAGATTGCCGTGCGCCCCGGCGACCGTCTGCGTCTGCTCACTCCCGGCGGCGGCGGTTACGGACCGCCATCGTAA
- a CDS encoding carboxymuconolactone decarboxylase family protein: MANVTSKAQDLLDKAEKGFGFVPNVLKELAASPEALDLYLSGTEIMKDTVLDEREKQLVIVAVSTFNGCDYCKAAHGMVAKKAGASDADVEAIQNKKPLNNPRDNNLVEATFRTLDKKGWLTAEDLQEFEGWGIDRRQVLEIVGIIALKTITNYTNHIAHTEIDAEFKQG, translated from the coding sequence ATGGCAAACGTGACATCGAAAGCCCAGGACCTGCTCGATAAAGCCGAAAAAGGATTCGGTTTCGTGCCCAACGTGCTGAAAGAGCTGGCAGCCAGCCCGGAAGCGCTGGATTTGTATTTGAGCGGCACGGAAATCATGAAAGACACCGTGCTCGACGAACGCGAGAAGCAACTCGTCATCGTTGCCGTGTCCACCTTCAACGGCTGCGATTACTGCAAGGCGGCGCACGGCATGGTGGCGAAGAAAGCAGGCGCCTCGGATGCGGATGTCGAAGCCATCCAAAACAAGAAGCCGCTCAACAACCCGCGCGACAACAACCTGGTGGAGGCCACCTTCCGCACGCTGGACAAAAAGGGCTGGCTGACCGCCGAGGACTTGCAGGAGTTCGAAGGCTGGGGCATCGATCGCCGTCAGGTGCTGGAGATCGTCGGCATCATCGCGCTCAAAACCATCACCAACTACACCAACCACATCGCGCATACCGAGATCGATGCCGAGTTCAAGCAGGGGTGA
- a CDS encoding alcohol dehydrogenase catalytic domain-containing protein, protein MSLAATLTAPKTLVMQDRPAAQAGPGEVVIAVEHAGVCGTDLALYSGDYSVPLPLVCGHEFVGRVTATGEKVDTNWKGHRVTAEINNTCTAYRSPTPCRACQRGMPSHCQTRTVTGIISKDGAFAEEVVVPAGVLHRIPDGIDPIAATLIEPLAAALQTFVMTPPKETDVVAVLGPGRLGILIVFVAAVVHGLDVIAVSRSESKRTRALEYGAALACAPEQAGDIVRGQSAGLGADIVIDATGQPQGFAEALGLVRPRGTISAKTTCGLPAQGLDMTRLVVDELCVQGSRCGPFAPAVNILEQHQDRLKTLITSVQPLQNAHAAIESAFHENKVVLSMQK, encoded by the coding sequence ATGTCTCTCGCCGCCACATTGACCGCACCGAAAACCCTCGTCATGCAGGATCGCCCGGCAGCCCAGGCGGGTCCGGGCGAGGTGGTGATCGCCGTCGAGCATGCGGGCGTCTGCGGCACCGACCTCGCCCTGTACTCCGGCGACTACTCAGTGCCACTGCCTTTGGTCTGCGGTCACGAATTTGTCGGACGAGTCACCGCCACCGGTGAAAAGGTCGATACGAATTGGAAGGGACACCGCGTCACCGCCGAGATCAACAACACCTGCACCGCGTACCGCTCGCCCACCCCCTGCCGCGCCTGCCAGCGCGGCATGCCCAGCCACTGCCAGACCCGCACCGTCACCGGCATCATCTCGAAAGACGGCGCGTTCGCGGAGGAAGTCGTGGTGCCGGCAGGCGTGCTGCACCGCATCCCGGACGGCATCGATCCCATCGCCGCCACGCTCATCGAACCGCTGGCGGCGGCACTGCAAACCTTCGTCATGACGCCGCCCAAAGAAACGGACGTGGTGGCGGTGCTCGGACCCGGACGCCTCGGCATCCTCATCGTTTTCGTCGCCGCGGTCGTGCACGGTCTCGATGTGATCGCCGTCTCGCGCAGCGAATCGAAACGCACCCGCGCCCTCGAGTACGGCGCTGCGTTGGCCTGTGCGCCGGAACAAGCCGGGGACATCGTGCGCGGCCAAAGCGCCGGCCTCGGCGCGGACATCGTGATCGACGCCACCGGACAGCCGCAGGGCTTTGCCGAGGCTTTGGGACTGGTCCGGCCGCGCGGCACCATCTCCGCCAAAACCACCTGCGGCCTGCCCGCCCAGGGGCTCGACATGACCCGGCTGGTGGTCGATGAACTCTGCGTGCAAGGGTCGCGCTGCGGTCCGTTCGCTCCCGCCGTGAACATTCTGGAGCAGCACCAGGACCGGCTGAAGACACTCATCACCTCGGTGCAACCCCTCCAAAACGCCCACGCGGCCATCGAGTCCGCTTTCCACGAAAACAAGGTCGTGCTCAGCATGCAGAAATAA
- a CDS encoding YkgJ family cysteine cluster protein, which yields MTTLFADHNGIYLYGMTDPEDLRRYIQQKYTEAEIQYAYEHLLEGSKALAKQEKIPPIQALWKILDRAYAEKVPPLTCQKGCAHCCHTGVMITELEWEEMMNAARKQDIDLNTIIDRAEKSMHKVAKTLESGVDPDSVDWYTMVINQPCPFLEEDQSCAIHENRPLDCRTMVAFREVCDSKKLEHAQRGAVIEEAVAPTVIARLQYEQTPKFKRRKFTGSQKLRLIQHWLLQWKQKQKKKKKK from the coding sequence ATGACGACACTGTTCGCCGACCACAACGGCATCTACCTGTACGGCATGACCGACCCGGAAGACCTGCGCCGTTACATCCAGCAAAAGTACACCGAGGCGGAAATCCAGTACGCCTACGAACACCTGCTGGAAGGCTCGAAAGCGCTGGCCAAGCAGGAAAAGATTCCCCCTATCCAGGCGCTGTGGAAGATTCTCGACCGGGCTTATGCCGAGAAAGTACCACCGCTCACCTGCCAGAAAGGCTGCGCCCACTGCTGCCACACCGGCGTCATGATCACCGAACTGGAATGGGAAGAGATGATGAATGCGGCCAGGAAGCAGGACATTGACCTCAACACCATCATCGACCGCGCCGAGAAAAGCATGCACAAGGTCGCCAAGACGCTGGAGTCCGGGGTCGATCCCGACAGCGTGGACTGGTACACCATGGTCATCAACCAGCCCTGTCCATTTCTGGAAGAGGACCAGAGCTGCGCCATCCACGAGAACCGTCCGCTCGACTGCCGCACCATGGTCGCCTTCCGCGAAGTGTGCGATTCCAAAAAGCTGGAACACGCGCAGCGGGGTGCGGTGATCGAGGAAGCCGTGGCGCCGACCGTCATCGCCCGCCTGCAATACGAACAGACGCCGAAATTCAAGCGCCGCAAATTCACCGGCAGCCAGAAACTGCGCCTCATCCAGCACTGGCTGTTGCAGTGGAAACAAAAACAGAAAAAGAAGAAGAAAAAATAA
- a CDS encoding DUF1844 domain-containing protein, translating into MSKDEEEKEKSGFTFQDRRSSHLSDDASQEQEKKVEQEKAQETKPPADQEAAHSQHSGPMEIDFSTFVLSLTSSAFYYLGDIPDPATGQVMENLPAVQQTIDILTMLKAKTQNNLSTEEAKLLEQLIYELQMKYIAKQKKG; encoded by the coding sequence ATGAGCAAAGACGAAGAAGAAAAAGAGAAAAGCGGTTTCACCTTTCAGGACCGGCGTTCGTCCCATCTGTCCGACGACGCCAGCCAGGAACAGGAGAAAAAAGTCGAGCAGGAAAAAGCTCAGGAAACCAAACCACCCGCTGACCAGGAAGCCGCTCACTCGCAACATAGCGGACCGATGGAAATCGATTTCTCCACCTTCGTGCTGTCGCTCACCTCGTCGGCGTTCTACTACCTGGGTGATATCCCGGACCCGGCCACCGGCCAGGTGATGGAAAACCTGCCCGCCGTGCAGCAGACCATCGACATCCTCACCATGCTCAAGGCCAAAACCCAGAACAACCTCAGCACCGAGGAAGCCAAGCTGCTGGAGCAGTTGATCTACGAATTGCAGATGAAGTACATCGCCAAACAGAAAAAAGGCTAG